From a region of the Panthera uncia isolate 11264 chromosome B1, Puncia_PCG_1.0, whole genome shotgun sequence genome:
- the DSPP gene encoding dentin sialophosphoprotein has translation MLPVKFAEATRRKEDRDIKCPLTLSQRMLLREDSSAKVPQIKPLERHAVDKSVNVKLLEKAKVPIQDELNVNDTNKEGSVPHENERGRQQYAEDGYKGEKNGSEWAEVGGKSSSTHSMLVNEEGNIEDQNGVTGKPETYGYDGIHGKEGSTTANGIGGQVSILDNAGIVNGTNVNRKTGKNSNNGDVGDASQSEDATVVQEDGHQIDGSNNSTAHEDEINRNSCGNEGNTSEITPQREGERNGNQEGVTPGGSGAGNGEDAGLDNSEGSPSGNGAEEDEDKGSGDDEGEETGNGKEDTGNSKGQEGQPHGKEDNDNSLGQNSISSEDDDPEDKEDPHGIDGDNTSKSEEDSDGIPKNKDSQIIEDMQIPNHRENKAVEKKITDESEPSAIGKSQDKGIEIEGPNSGNRNNITKEAGKVSEAKEGKRQHVMVMGKGNVKTPGEIDNIQGPGQKSEPGNKVAHSKTGSESTSDGYDSYEFDDESMQGDDPNSSDESNDNDDVNSEGDNNSDSRGDPGYDSDESKDNGNDSDSNGGDDEDSDSTSDANDSDSNGNGNNGSNDNGKPDSSKDKSDSSDSSDSSDSSDSSDSSDSSDSSDSSDSSDSNSSDSSDSSDSDSSDSSDSSDSSDSKSDSSDSSDSSDSSDSSDSSDSSDSSDSKSGSSDSSDSSDSSDSKSGSSDSSDSSDSKSDSSDSSDSSDSSDSSDSSDSKSDSSDSSDSSDSSDSKSDSSDSSDSSNSSDSSDSSDSSDSKSDXXXXSDSSDSKSDSSDSSDSSDSSDSSDSSDSKSDSSDSSDSDSKSDSSDSGNSKSDSSDSSDSDSKSDSSDSSNSKSDSDSSGSDSKSDSSDSSNSKSDSDSSDSSDSDSSDSSDSSDSSDSDSSDSSDSDSDNSDSSDSSDSDSSDSSDSSDSDNSDSSDSSDSDSSDSDSSDSDSSDSDSSDSNSSDSSDSDSSDSASDSSDDSHSKSKAGNGNNGGDSDSDSEGSDSNHSTSDD, from the exons ATGCTACCAGTGAAGTTTGCAGAAGCTACCAGGCGTAAAGAGGATAGAGACATCAAATGCCCTTTGACTTTGAGTCAGAGAATGCTTCTCAGAGAAGATTCTTCTGCTAAG GTTCCTCAAATCAAGCCACTGGAGAGACATGCTGTTGACAAATCTGTGAATGTAAAACTTCTAGAGAAAGCAAAAGTGCCAATACAG GATGAGTTAAATGTCAATGACACCAACAAAGAAGGTAGTGTCCCTcatgaaaatgaaagaggaaggcAACAGTATGCTGAAGATggttacaaaggagaaaaaaatggctcTGAGTGGGCAGAAGTAGGAGGGAAAAGTTCCTCTACACATTCCATGTTAGTAAATGAAGAGGGGAATATTGAAGATCAAAATGGGGTCACAGGAAAACCAGAAACATATGGTTATGATGGGATACATGGAAAAGAAGGTAGCACCACAGCAAATGGCATTGGGGGACAAGTAAGCATTCTCGACAATGCtggaattgtaaatgggaccaatGTTAATAGAAAAACTGGTAAGAATTCAAACAATGGAGATGTTGGAGATGCAAGTCAGAGTGAGGATGCCACTGTTGTCCAAGAAGATGGACATCAAATAGATGGAAGCAATAACAGTACAGCCCATGAGGATGAAATAAATAGGAATTCCTGTGGAAATGAAGGTAATACAAGTGAAATAACACctcagagagaaggtgagagaaatgGGAATCAGGAAGGAGTAACACCAGGGGGAAGTGGAGCTGGCAATGGAGAAGATGCTGGTCTGGATAATTCTGAAGGGAGTCCTAGTGGGAATGGAGCAGAGGAGGATGAAGACAAAGGCTCTGGTGATGATGAAGGTGAAGAAACCGGGAATGGAAAAGAGGACACTGGTAACAGCAAGGGCCAAGAGGGTCAGCCTCATGGAAAAGAAGATAATGATAATAGCTTAGGTCAAAATTCAATTAGTAGTGAAGATGATGACCCTGAAGACAAAGAAGATCCCCATGGCATCGATGGAGACAACACTTCCAAGAGTGAGGAGGATTCTGATGGTATTCCCAAAAATAAAGATAGCCAAATAATAGAAGACATGCAAATACCCAatcacagagaaaacaaagctgtggaaaagaaaatcactgatGAATCAGAGCCAAGTGCTATTGGGAAGAGCCAAGATAAG GGAATAGAAATTGAAGGTCCCAATAGTGGCAACAGAAACAATATTACCAAAGAAGCTGGGAAAGTTAGTGAAGCTAAAGAGGGTAAAAGACAACATGTAATGGTCATGGGCAAAGGAAACGTCAAGACACCAGGAGAGATTGACAACATACAAGGACCTGGTCAGAAATCAGAACCCGGAAATAAGGTTGCACACAGCAAAACAGGTAGTGAGAGTACTAGTGATGGATATGACAGTTATGAGTTTGATGATGAATCTATGCAAGGAGACGATCCCAACAGCAGTGATGAGtctaatgataatgatgatgtcAATTCTGAAGGTGACAATAACAGTGATAGCCGAGGAGATCCTGGTTATGACTCTGATGAATCAAAAGATAATGGCAATGACAGTGACTCAAACGGAGGAGATGATGAGGACAGTGACAGCACATCAGATGCTAATGATAGTGACAGTAATGGCAACGGTAACAATGGGAGCAATGACAATGGCAAACCAGACAGCAGCAAAGATAAATCAGACAGTAGTGACAGCAGTGACAGTAGTGACAGCAGCGACAGCAGTGACAGTAGTGACAGCAGCGACAGCAGTGATAGTAGTGACAGTAGTGATAGCAACAGCAGTGATAGCAGCGACAGCAGTGATAGCGACAGCAGTGACAGCAGTGACAGTAGCGACAGCAGTGACAGCAAGTCAGACAGTAGTGATAGCAGTGACAGTAGTGACAGCAGCGACAGCAGCGATAGTAGTGACAGTAGTGACAGCAGTGACAGCAAGTCAGGCAGCAGTGATAGCAGTGACAGTAGTGACAGCAGTGACAGCAAGTCAGGCAGCAGTGACAGCAGTGACAGCAGTGACAGCAAGTCAGACAGCAGTGACAGCAGCGACAGCAGTGACAGTAGTGACAGTAGTGACAGTAGTGACAGCAAATCAGATAGCAGCGACAGCAGTGACAGTAGTGACAGCAGTGACAGCAAGTCAGACAGCAGCGACAGTAGTGACAGTAGTAACAGTAGTGACAGCAGTGACAGTAGCGACAGCAGTGACAGCAAATCAGACAGNNNNNNNNNNAGCGACAGCAGTGACAGCAAATCAGACAGCAGTGACAGCAGTGACAGTAGTGACAGCAGTGATAGCAGTGACAGTAGTGACAGTAAATCAGATAGTAGTGACAGCAGTGACAGTGATAGTAAATCAGACAGTAGTGACAGCGGCAACAGCAAATCAGATAGTAGTGACAGCAGTGATAGTGACAGTAAATCGGACAGCAGTGACAGCAGCAATAGCAAATCAGATAGTGACAGCAGTGGTAGTGACAGTAAATCAGATAGCAGtgacagcagcaacagcaaaTCAGATAGTGATAGCAGTGACAGCAGCGACAGCGACAGCAGTGACAGCAGTGACAGCAGTGACAGCAGTGACAGTGACAGCAGCGACAGCAGTGATAGTGACAGTGACAACAGTGATAGCAGCGACAGCAGTGACAGTGACAGCAGCGACAGCAGTGATAGTAGTGACAGTGACAACAGTGATAGCAGCGACAGCAGTGACAGCGACAGCAGTGACAGCGACAGCAGCGACAGCGACAGCAGCGACAGCGACAGCAGCGACAGCAACAGCAGTGATAGCAGTGACAGTGACAGCAGTGACAGTGCATCTGATAGTAGTGATGACAGTCACAGCAAGAGCAAGGCTGGTAATGGCAACAATGGAGGTGACAGTGATAGTGACAGTGAAGGCAGTGACAGTAATCACTCAACCAGTGATgattag